From one Anabas testudineus chromosome 21, fAnaTes1.2, whole genome shotgun sequence genomic stretch:
- the tmem30c gene encoding transmembrane protein 30C, which translates to MGKVKGNSGPLARRPDNSAFKQQRLPAWSPMLTANTVLPFFYFMAVICLVLGIWLLLTVQSTQEIKLDYTEAGTCDRCFEKRKNVSNAAESCSCTVVFAVEKAFKGDVFFYYGLRNFHQNLRRYMDSRDDGQLVGRKTNLKSPSSYCEPFTNDENGLPIAPCGAVANSMFNDSFSLTYHGSSGGSTKVPLLRRGITWYTDKNVKFRNPKIDNLTLTQVFEGTAKPLYWQKPVYELDPLDPTNNGFINDDLIVWMREAAFPNFKKLYGVLYRASKPFTNGLPTGNYSIEISYNFPVQHFQGRKEVVLTTLTWFGGQNHFLPIAYLVTSGLILLAAVVLTVIWWKFGKNGKNMME; encoded by the exons ATGGGCAAAGTGAAGGGCAACTCCGGGCCCTTGGCTCGCAGGCCAGACAACTCTGCTTTTAAACAGCAGAGGCTGCCTGCCTGGTCTCccatgctaacagctaacacTGTGCTGCCCTTCTTCTACTTTATGGCTGTGATATGTTTGGTACTGGGAATATGGCTGCTGCTTACAGTACAGAGCACACAGGAAATaaag CTGGACTACACAGAGGCTGGGACGTGCGATAGATGTTTTGAAAAGCGTAAAAATGTGAGCAAtgcagcagagagctgcagctgtacTGTGGTTTTTGCCGTGGAGAAAGCATTCAAG GGAGACGTCTTTTTCTACTATGGCCTGCGAAACTTCCATCAGAACCTCCGCAGATATATGGACTCCAGAGATGATGGACAGCTGGTTGGTAGGAAGACCAACCTAAAG AGCCCCAGTTCATACTGTGAGCCATTTACAAATGACGAGAATGGACTCCCCATCGCCCCGTGTGGCGCCGTGGCCAACAGCATGTTCAACG actccttctctctcacctATCATGGATCCAGTGGTGGTTCCACTAAGGTTCCTCTGTTACGACGAGGCATCACCTGGTACACCGATAAAAATGTCAAGTTCCGCAATCCAAAGATTGACAACCTGACGCTGACACAAGTGTTTGAAG GCACAGCGAAGCCGCTGTACTGGCAGAAGCCTGTGTATGAGCTCGATCCCCTTGATCCGACCAACAATGGCTTCATTAATGATGACCTGATCGTATGGATGAGGGAGGCTGCCTTCCCCAACTTCAAGAAGCTCTATGGGGTTTTGTACCGCGCCAGCAAGCCCTTCACTAATGGACTTCCAACTGGGAACTACAGCATCGAGATATCCTACA ACTTCCCTGTGCAGCACTTCCAAGGTAGAAAGGAAGTGGTGCTGACCACGCTGACCTGGTTCGGAGGTCAGAACCATTTCCTGCCCATTGCTTACCTAGTAACCAGCGGCCTGATCCTATTGGCAGCTGTCGTCCTTACTGTGATTTGGTGGAAGTTTGGAAAGAATGGTAAAAACATGATGGAATGA
- the cmss1 gene encoding protein CMSS1 isoform X2, with protein MSGKTVSFFSDGSEAEEETEQQTQPTEKTNTRTKPEKRKRATEKTVKAKKKKNNEQKECILPEKKETEDEKSAKPKRKRKKKTITDVLATSKPKPGCPADLQKLITEYFSDKRSVIEQEELKLQDSCFLSSNDLTHSVSSYLKQVCPKWSKMQKQHTAKGSVVLLIICSSALRTIELIKQLTAFKGEAKAIKLFAKHIKVEEQVKLLQKGVTHIGVGTPGRINALIEKEGLSLCALKYLVLDWNWRDQKLRRMVDIPEVKVGLMKLLESGILTSCKVKIGLF; from the exons ATGAGTGGAAAAACTGTCTCCTTTTTTTCAGATGGGtctgaggcagaggaggagacagaacaACAGACACAgccaacagaaaaaacaaacactaggACAAAaccagagaagaggaagagggcgacagagaaaacagtgaaggccaaaaagaagaaaaataatgaacag AAAGAGTGTATACTTcctgaaaagaaagagactgaGGATGAAAAGTCAGCTAAACCcaaaaggaagaggaag aagaagacgatTACAGATGTCTTGGCCACATCAAAACCGAAACCAGGCTGTCCAGCCGATCTACAGAAACTGATCACGGAGTACTTCTCAGACAAGCGGTCTGTGATTGAGCAGGAGGAGCTCAAATTGCAGG ACTCCTGTTTCCTGTCCAGTAATGACCTGACTCATAGCGTCTCCTCTTATCTAAAACAGG TTTGTCCCAAGTGGTCAAAGATGCAAAAGCAGCACACAGCAAAGGGTTCGGTGGTTCTACTCATCATCTGTAGCTCTGCTCTTCGAACCATTGAGCTCATCAA GCAGCTGACGGCCTTCAAGGGTGAAGCCAAAGCCATAAAGCTTTTTGCAAAACATATCAAG GTGGAGGAacaggtgaagctgctgcagaaaggTGTTACCCACATTGGAGTGGGGACACCTGGTAGGATCAATGCTCTTATTGAGAAAG AGGGTTTGAGCTTGTGTGCTTTGAAATACCTGGTTCTGGACTGGAACTGGAGGGACCAGAAGCTCAGAAGGATGGTGGACATTCCTGAG gTCAAAGTGGGCTTAATGAAGCTACTGGAAAGTGGTATCTTGACTAGCTGCAAAGTCAAAATTGGACTTTTTTAA
- the cmss1 gene encoding protein CMSS1 isoform X1: protein MSGKTVSFFSDGSEAEEETEQQTQPTEKTNTRTKPEKRKRATEKTVKAKKKKNNEQKECILPEKKETEDEKSAKPKRKRKKKKTITDVLATSKPKPGCPADLQKLITEYFSDKRSVIEQEELKLQDSCFLSSNDLTHSVSSYLKQVCPKWSKMQKQHTAKGSVVLLIICSSALRTIELIKQLTAFKGEAKAIKLFAKHIKVEEQVKLLQKGVTHIGVGTPGRINALIEKEGLSLCALKYLVLDWNWRDQKLRRMVDIPEVKVGLMKLLESGILTSCKVKIGLF from the exons ATGAGTGGAAAAACTGTCTCCTTTTTTTCAGATGGGtctgaggcagaggaggagacagaacaACAGACACAgccaacagaaaaaacaaacactaggACAAAaccagagaagaggaagagggcgacagagaaaacagtgaaggccaaaaagaagaaaaataatgaacag AAAGAGTGTATACTTcctgaaaagaaagagactgaGGATGAAAAGTCAGCTAAACCcaaaaggaagaggaag aagaagaagacgatTACAGATGTCTTGGCCACATCAAAACCGAAACCAGGCTGTCCAGCCGATCTACAGAAACTGATCACGGAGTACTTCTCAGACAAGCGGTCTGTGATTGAGCAGGAGGAGCTCAAATTGCAGG ACTCCTGTTTCCTGTCCAGTAATGACCTGACTCATAGCGTCTCCTCTTATCTAAAACAGG TTTGTCCCAAGTGGTCAAAGATGCAAAAGCAGCACACAGCAAAGGGTTCGGTGGTTCTACTCATCATCTGTAGCTCTGCTCTTCGAACCATTGAGCTCATCAA GCAGCTGACGGCCTTCAAGGGTGAAGCCAAAGCCATAAAGCTTTTTGCAAAACATATCAAG GTGGAGGAacaggtgaagctgctgcagaaaggTGTTACCCACATTGGAGTGGGGACACCTGGTAGGATCAATGCTCTTATTGAGAAAG AGGGTTTGAGCTTGTGTGCTTTGAAATACCTGGTTCTGGACTGGAACTGGAGGGACCAGAAGCTCAGAAGGATGGTGGACATTCCTGAG gTCAAAGTGGGCTTAATGAAGCTACTGGAAAGTGGTATCTTGACTAGCTGCAAAGTCAAAATTGGACTTTTTTAA